From the genome of Pirellulaceae bacterium:
CCTGTATGGAATGTGCGGCTTCAGTACCAGTGGTCGAGTGAGATGTTGAATCTTTCCATCGGTTAGATTCCACTGAATTCCGCTGAATGTTGCTAAATTTCATCATGTTTCGTTTGCACACCGTGTAACAAGAGGTAAGTTTCTCCGGGTCAACATCAAGTCTACCGATTGTCGAAAATGTGCCTGAGGAGCAGATGATGAAAAAGCTAATATTGCTAGGGATCGTATTTACGACAACTTCAGGTTGCGGTCATGGCTGGCTGCCATTTCGACCGTTCCGCGGCGCAATGTGCCGTTCTAGTGGCTGTCAGACCGGAACGCCCGACGCTTATGCAGCACCGGGTTGCGGTGACTGCGGCAATGCCGCAGGATATCCAGGTTACGAGGGCGCGGCCATAGGTGACTCTGGTTACTACGGAGGAGAAGTCGTTGGCGGGAACTACTCCTATGGTGGAACTGTTGTACCGCCCATGAGCAATACTTTGCCCCCACCAGTGGCAAACCCATCGCGGCAGTAATTAAAATGGACGAGTCCGCGTCCGTTGTCTCCCGCACCAATCATTGACATTGACTATGTCTCCCATTCGCCAAGCGCTGGCCGTTCATCTACTGCTGTGGCTAGGCGCTGGAGGCCTAAACCCGATCGCGGCCCAGCAAATCGCGGCTATTGAGTCACCGCTCAAGTATGTTGCGCCCAAGACCTTCGAGATGGTGATTGGCGTGCGCATCACGGCCAGCGAAGGCAGTCTCTTTGAAACATCAGCCCAGACTGTCTTTCCGACTGATTGGCCCGAGCAGACCGTCGAGGTTCTGGATATTCACGTCCCGCGCGGCATGCAGCATTCGTTCCGCGATCTACCCGGCGGCAATCGACAATGGCTATTGGTCGCTCCGCTGATTCAAGCTCCACAGCCCGTTGAAGCCACCATCAAGGTTCGCTTTACCAAGAGCCAAATTGCAGGTCCCGAGGAGACCGCAGAGCTGGTCGCACCGAAACGACCTGACAAGACAATCCGCCAATTCTTATTGCCGAGCCCGCAGATCGATCCCAACTTAGGCGAGATCAAGAAGATCGTCAAACAGATCGACTCGCAGCAGCCCTCCACGGATTGGCGGCGCGTTGAACAACTGTACGACTGGGTTCGCGACAATATTGTTTACACCGAAGGGGATCTCAAGACATTAGCCAAAGCGCTTCGTGAACGCAAAGGTGACTGCGAGGAGATGACTGGAATTTTTGTAGCGCTGTGCCGCGCAGCGCGAGTACCGGCGCGCTGCGTTTGGATTCCCAACCATTGTTACCCGGAGTTCTACCTGGAAGCCTCGGATGGGCGGGGTTACTGGTTCCCATGTCAAGTCGCTGGCACGCGTGCCTTTGGCAGTATGCCCGACTATCTTCCGATCCTGCAAAAGGGCGATCGCTTCAAAATCCCTGAACGCCCGGAGACGCTGCGATATTTGTCCGACTACTTGACGTCCAAGAAGGTTACTAGCAAGCGTGATCCCAAAGTCGAGTTCATTCGGCAGCTGTTGGGGGACGCCGCCAATCTGCCTGCACCCGATCAGGCTGGGCAGGCAAATCTACAACCTCAGTTTTCCACGCCCTAACACGTATGCCTGCAACGCCTCACTAGCACACCAGGCGCATGGCAAACTGCCGATCAAAGTGCCACGGGTTCCGAATTGGCAAATTCATCGTTGATCTTCTGCAAAACCTGCTGGTCTGAAATACCTCGGTGCAGCAAGACTCGGTAGCGCAGCTTGAGTGCTTCAGAGTCTTTGAGTACTACGCCCGAACCCGATTCGGAGCCGCCCACAAACTGCTGCTCACCAAACGGATTGGCGGCGAACAGCCCATACGTACGCACGTGCCAGCGATGCGGGAAGTTGAACGAGCTGGGGTGGCAAAACATGGCCACGCCGTAGGTCTTCTCGCCGACGGGGCCGGTGTAATTGACCCAGGCCGCCCGCTGTCCCCAGGCCAGCAGATTGCTTTTACCTTCGCTATTGACGATTCGGCCGCCCTTACCTGCATCGACCTTCATCGTCTCCGCCACCCGTACTGCAAAGGAGCCCTCTTTGGTATCGCCAAAGTGCACCTCCCCAAACTCAGCGTCCAATACGATATCGAAGTCGATCCAGCGCATGTCCTCGTCGGCATGGAAGGTCATCCTGCGTCGTTCCGTGAGTACCTTTTCGCCATCATTCTTGATCCACAAGTTCACGCTGCCGATTACCGCCTGCGGGCCGGATTCGAGAGTGGTAAACTCCTGATGGACAACTGTACCTCCTTTGTGCCAAAAATCGCTGCCATTGACGGCACCGTGCGTGAACCACAGCGAGCGATGGTGGGGATGATCCCGCTTTTCCCCGGCAGTGTCGGGAAGCATTGGATAGTCTCGTGTCAGCTTTACATTATCTGGCCCCAACAATGGCCACAGAATGGGGCTAGGGCGGGCGGTCAAGTATTGAGTGATGAGTTGACCATTCCACAGCACGCGAACTCCAGCGTCCTCTTTCTCCAATTGAAACTGTGCCCTGGCTGCTGGCATCCAAGTCAACAACCACATCAGCGACGCCAAGCACAACGGAAGTCTCATCACATTACTCCAGCAACAACACAACACTATAGGTATCTTTTTCGAATTCCCCGACGATGACGCATTATAATCCAGTCCACTTTGAAAACCCAGTGCAGACCAACCCGCAATTAATTTCGCTGATTACTGGCCTAGCCATACCAAGAGCCCTTAGAATAGTGTAGAACCGAAGCCTAGCAGGTGAAGCAATCGCTGGCAGGCTGACAAGTAGGAAGTGGCCGTCAGCGAGGAGCATTTATGGCTCGACTGTTCAACAAACTGCGTCCATCGTTCGCTCGCCGCCGTGCGAACGCCGAGGTTAGGTACCGAACGGCAGTGCCTTGTGGCAGCGCTGCATTGTCGGACGACAAGCTGCAATTCCATCAACAACAGTTATTGCATTTGGTTACGCACCGCCAACTGAGTGACCATCAGCGCCGCGGCTTGAGCTTTCTGGTCGGCCATCAAACCATCGCCTGCTCGCGGCTGATGAAAGGCGTCAATTTCGTGCGCTCATCAGCGGCTGACTTGCAGACCATGGCCGAGTTGTACGACCAGCATTTCTTAGGCGGCCATTGCTTGGCGCTAGCCCGGAATTGCGGATTGCATTTTCGCTGGTCCTCGCGAATGACGAGCAATGGCGGCAAGACGGTGCGGACCGTTCGCATGGATCATCGACTAGGACGGCGCGTCATCAACTACGAAATCGTTCTGTCTGGTCCGCTGTTGTTTCAGACGTTTAGCGATTTAGAACGGCCAATCCGGGTCACTGGCGCTTTATGCAGCAATCGCCTTCAAGCCATGCAACGAATCATGGAACACGAGTTGGTCCATCTGATCGAAATGCTATTATGGAACGAGAGTTGTTGCGCTGCACCCAGATTCCAAGCAATCGCTGGCCGGCTATTCGGACACTCGGAACACAAGCACGATTTAATCACCCAACAAGAGCGGGCAGATCGCAAGTTTAACGTGCGAGTGGGTACCCGAGTCTGCTTTCAATTCGATGGTCGGCTGCATACCGGCACGGTCAATCGTATTACTCGCCGCGCCACAGTCCTGGTGGTCGATCCTGCGGGACAGCTTTACGAAGATGGACAGCGATATAGCAAGTACTATGTGCCACTTGCTCAGTTGGCGCCAGCGGTAACGCGGTGAGCTGTGAGATGGCTTTCGTAGCGCTGCGGGCTAGACTGTTAGATCTCGGGGCTGTCCAGGCTCTGGCGCGCGTCGCTGCCTGCATATCTGCCCATGCTCTGGCGCGTGTCGCTAGTCGGATTCTTGGTCGCTGACCACGCATACGCGGGCGTGTGGCAAGCTAAGCGTGCGCTGGGCGATGCTGCGGATGTCATCGAGGGTTACAGCGGCGTAACGTGCCAAGACAACATCCAACGGTTCGTAGCCCCGATGGTTAAGCCAGCTTTGGCCCACAGCGAATAGGCGATTGCCCGGCCGTTCATCGGCTAAAATCAGGCTACTGGAAATCTTGCTGCGAGCCAACTCCAGCTCGCGCTCGCTGACACCATCGAGCGCTACCTTCTGCAGAACATTAGCAAAGATTGCTTGGTTAGCAGCCATATCATCCGGTGCACAGCACAGGTAGCTCAACACACAGCCGCATTCGTCGAAGAAGTGCGGCCAAAGCGCGGCCGATTCTGCCCGACCAGTGTCAATCAATTCCCAAAACAGGCGACTGCCGGATTCATCGCCGATTATCGAACACAACAGCCGCAGGGCATATCGTTGAGAATCGTTGCTGTCCAATCCCGGCCAGCCGCAGATGCTATACTGCTGATGCGCAGCTTGGCGACGAATGGTCACCTGATTGGGTTGATAACGCGGCTTGCCATGTTTGCGCATTACCGGCCTGTTGGGCCAGTGGGCGGTGGCTCGCAGGGTATATTCAATCAGCGCATCGCAATCGACTTGGCCACTGGCCACCAGGAACATATTGTCAGCCGAATAGTGTTGCGCATGGTATTCCCGCATCTGATCGGCCGTCAGATCCGAGACCGATTCGGTTGTTCCCAAAACGCGAGTCGCCAGCGGATGCAAGCCGAACAGTTGTTCCAACACAACTTCAAACGCTCCGTAAGGTGGCTGATCGTCATACATGGCGATCTCTTCTAAGATGACCTGTTTTTCCGTCTCGAATTCCGCAGCGTCCAGCGCGGGCTGCATCAGGTCGGTCAGTAAATCCAAACAAGGCTGTTGGCACTCGGGCAGCACACTGGCGTAATACACTGTCGATTCTTCAGATGTAAAGGCGTTAGACTGCGCGCCCATGTCGTCCAATTCACGATTGACGTCCTCGGCAGACCGCCGGGCTGTCCCTTTGAACACCATGTGCTCCAGGAAGTGGCTTACGCCTGCCAATTCCGCCGTCTCATCGCGGGCGCCGGTGCGAACGAACCAACCCAGCGAGGTTGTCAGGGCCGTGGGATCGCGCAGGATCACGATTTGCGGCGCACCGTCAGTCTTATGAGTGATCAATTCCATTGGGCAAATCCAAAGGTTGCGAACCGACGGTGACTAGCGAGAAATTCTGCGGTA
Proteins encoded in this window:
- a CDS encoding PmoA family protein; protein product: MRLPLCLASLMWLLTWMPAARAQFQLEKEDAGVRVLWNGQLITQYLTARPSPILWPLLGPDNVKLTRDYPMLPDTAGEKRDHPHHRSLWFTHGAVNGSDFWHKGGTVVHQEFTTLESGPQAVIGSVNLWIKNDGEKVLTERRRMTFHADEDMRWIDFDIVLDAEFGEVHFGDTKEGSFAVRVAETMKVDAGKGGRIVNSEGKSNLLAWGQRAAWVNYTGPVGEKTYGVAMFCHPSSFNFPHRWHVRTYGLFAANPFGEQQFVGGSESGSGVVLKDSEALKLRYRVLLHRGISDQQVLQKINDEFANSEPVAL
- a CDS encoding insulinase family protein, translating into MELITHKTDGAPQIVILRDPTALTTSLGWFVRTGARDETAELAGVSHFLEHMVFKGTARRSAEDVNRELDDMGAQSNAFTSEESTVYYASVLPECQQPCLDLLTDLMQPALDAAEFETEKQVILEEIAMYDDQPPYGAFEVVLEQLFGLHPLATRVLGTTESVSDLTADQMREYHAQHYSADNMFLVASGQVDCDALIEYTLRATAHWPNRPVMRKHGKPRYQPNQVTIRRQAAHQQYSICGWPGLDSNDSQRYALRLLCSIIGDESGSRLFWELIDTGRAESAALWPHFFDECGCVLSYLCCAPDDMAANQAIFANVLQKVALDGVSERELELARSKISSSLILADERPGNRLFAVGQSWLNHRGYEPLDVVLARYAAVTLDDIRSIAQRTLSLPHARVCVVSDQESD
- a CDS encoding transglutaminase domain-containing protein → MSPIRQALAVHLLLWLGAGGLNPIAAQQIAAIESPLKYVAPKTFEMVIGVRITASEGSLFETSAQTVFPTDWPEQTVEVLDIHVPRGMQHSFRDLPGGNRQWLLVAPLIQAPQPVEATIKVRFTKSQIAGPEETAELVAPKRPDKTIRQFLLPSPQIDPNLGEIKKIVKQIDSQQPSTDWRRVEQLYDWVRDNIVYTEGDLKTLAKALRERKGDCEEMTGIFVALCRAARVPARCVWIPNHCYPEFYLEASDGRGYWFPCQVAGTRAFGSMPDYLPILQKGDRFKIPERPETLRYLSDYLTSKKVTSKRDPKVEFIRQLLGDAANLPAPDQAGQANLQPQFSTP